The Christiangramia forsetii KT0803 DNA segment GAGTTAAGCAGTCTTTGCATGTTGATTTAAGGAGTAAGCGCTAAATAAAAAAACATCATCGTTTTAACATAAATGTTAAGTTTATATAAAATTACCTTGTATTATTAACTTTTAATTAGCATTTTTGAAAAGGCTAATTCAAATTAAGTTAAAATGAAAGTAAAATTACGTAGTATTCTAACGCTTATACTGGCGTTAGTAGTGCAAATAAGTTTTGCACAGGAAACAACCATTACCGGTACGGTATCAGGAGAAGACGGTCTCCCCCTGCCAGGTGTAAATGTCCTCAAAAAGGGAACTTCGACAGGTACACAAACGGATTTTGATGGAAATTATTCCATTGAGGCAGCAGAAGGAGATATTCTTGTATTTTCATTTTTAGGAATGGAGTCCCAGGAATATACTATTGGGTCTGTAAACATTGTAGATGTAACTATGGCTACCGACGCAGCATCTTTAGATGAAGTTGTGGTTGTAGCATACGGAACTTCTAGCCTAGAAGCTTTTACAGGTTCCGCCAGTGTTATAGGTTCCCAGGAGCTTGCATCGCGAAACGTTACATCACCTATCGCAGCCATAGAAGGTAAAGCAACCGGAGTTCAATTCACGTCTCCAGCCGGACCAGGTGATTCCCCAGGAATTGTAATAAGAGGTGTTGGTACCCTTAATGGCGATACCGACCCTTTATACATAGTGGACGGCATGCAATTTGAAGGAAGTTTAAGTTCTATCAACCAGGAAGACATTGCATCTTTCACAATCCTTAAGGATGCAGCATCTACTTCTTTATACGGTTCAAGAGCTGCTAACGGAGTTGTAATAATTACAACGAAATCAGGAACTAAGGGGGAAATTAAAATGAGTGTTTCAGCTCAATCCGGCTTAGTATCTAACGGTATACCACGATATGACCAGGTTTCACCGGGAGAATATTACGAGGTAATGTGGGAGGCTCTTAAAAATTCAAGTGCGGGTGATGGTGATCCTGAATTTGCTAGTGCCAATATCTACAACCAGTTAGGTTACAACCCATTTAACGTTCCTAATGATCAAATTGTAGGCGTTAACGGTCAATTAAATCCAAATGCCGAGGTTATCTATCAAAGTTTAGATTGGTTTAATCAACTTCAGCAAACTGGATTGAGAACAAATTATAATATGAATGTTTCTGCCGGTGGTGAAGATCATACCGTATTTTTCTCGGCATCTTATTTAGATGAAGAGAGTTATGTAGTTACATCTGGTTTTGATCGTTTGACCGCAAGATTAAATGGGGAATTTGACGTGAACGACCGAATCACAATTGGAGGTAGCGCAAATATTACCATTTCCGAAGCTGTTGGACCAAGTTCTGCAGGGACAGGAAGCATTGTAAATCCCTTTAGTTTCGCACAGGGTATTGGTTCTATTTATCCAGTGTACGTTAACGACCTACAGGGAAATATTGTAACAGATAATTTTGGTGCTCCTGTATTTGATAACGGTGAAGGATTCTCAGAATTTAATATTGGATCACGCCCAGTGAATCAGGGACGCCATGCACTTCAGGAACTACTATTAAATAACGAAAGCGATAGAGATAATACATATGGCTTTAGATTTTTTGGAGAGCTGGAGGTATTTGACGGTCTAAACTTTAGATTGAATTACGGTAGAGATATCAATGAACTTTTTGAAAGAGAATACGAAAATGCTATCATCGGAGATGCTCAACCAGACGGAAGACTTAGTGAAGATCGCGCTCGAAGAGAGGTAGAGAATTTCAATCAACTTCTTACCTACTCAAAAAGATTTGGTAAGCACAATCTTGACTTTACTGCTGGGCACGAAAGTTTTGAAAGATCTATTTCAAATCTTTCAGCTTTAGCTACCGTACAGGCAGCCAATGGAATCTATGAATTTGCAAACTTCTCAAACATCGTTGACTTAGACGGTGCTACATTCGATAAGGCTATTGAAGGTTACTTTTTTAGAGCCAATTATAATTTTGATGATAAATACTATATAAGTGGTTCAATAAGACGTGATGGATCGTCTGTCTTCAATGCCGATAAAAGGTGGGGAACTTTTTATTCTGTAGGTGGATCCTGGAGAATAGACCAGGAAAACTTTATGGATGATGTTTCTTTCATAGATAAATTAAAGCTGAGAGCTTCTTACGGAGAAGTGGGTAATGATGATCTTTTAGACAGCTATTTATCACAGGCGAGATTTTCCATTACTTCAAATGCCGCAAGACCCGCAATACTTTTTACAGATATTGGAAATACAAACTTACAATGGGAAACAATTGAAAGCTTTGATGTTGCGCTTGAGTTTGGATTATTCAACAACTTCTTAGATGGTTCAATTGAATACTATAAGAAAAATTCTAGTGATCTGCTTTACAATTTACCGATTGCCCTAAGTAATGGTCTAAATGAGTTTCCAGTTAATCTTGGAGATATGTACAATTCGGGTTGGGAATTTGCAGTTACCGGTCATTTAATGAACCAGAATGATTTTTTCTGGGACTTGACCTTACAAGCTTCTACATTCAAAAATGAAATTACCTCTTTACCAGATCCATTTATTACCGGATCTAAGAGATGGGCAGCAGGACGTTCTAGATTCGATTTCTTTTTGTTAAGAACTGCGGGAGTAGACCCGGAGAATGGTGACCAATTATTCTTTTTATACGAGCAGGATGAAGACGGAGAAAGCGTACCTGTTAGAAATGCAGACGGTAGCATCCAGACTACAAATGACTGGCAGGAGACAGAAAGAGCTTATACCGGTGATTCCTCAATTCCAGATCTACTTGGCTCTGTGGCTAATAGCTTTAGATATAAAGGATTTAATTTAGATTTTCTGATTACCTATGGTATTGGTGGTAGTGTTCTTGATAATGCTTATGCTGATTTAATGCACAGCGGATCTTACGGTAGTTCTCTTCATCCTGATATTCTAAATGCGTGGAGACAACCCGGTGACATTACAGATGTACCAAGACTTGAAAATGGTAATCCTAATTTAGTTCGTACGCAATCAGATAGATTTATAACCGATGCTTCCTTTTGGTCTTTGAAGAATGTTAATTTAGGATACAATTTTGATAATAACACAACAGATGCTCTTGGGTTGGATGACCTCAGGATTTCAATTACAGGTGAAAACTTATACCTAAACAGCGAAAGAAAAGGATTAGATCCGCAATACAATTTGGCAGGAACAGCGCCAGGAGATGATTTCTCTCCAGCAAGAATAATTTCATTAGGCTTAAACCTATCTTTCTAATAATAAAAAAATTACACTATGTCATATAAAATAAAATATCTCTTATTGATATTTCTTTCGATGTCAATAACCTCTTGCGAGGAGGAATTTCTAGAAAGAAGACCCACAGATGCCATTTCGGCAACAGATGCCTTGGCAAATGAAGATAATATGCAGCTCATATTAGACGGGATACACCGTGGTCTATACTCCCAGTCCCAGACTGTTTTTCCAGGCGGTGATACTGGCAGAGCTAATAACCACTATTGGGTACCGCTGGGTGATAATTTAGCGGGTGACCTCATTCATTCTGCAAATGCGAACAATTTATCCTGGCGTTCTGCCATGCAATGGAATGAGCACACACAGCCCACTTCCTTAACAACAGAAATATTTTGGTATCACCGCTACAATATTATTCTACATGCAAATTTGTTAATTAATGAAATAGAAAGTGGAACATTAACTGAAACAGCGAGACTTAAACATATCCTGGGCCAGGCGTACACTTATAGAGCATATGCATATTTATCTTTAGTGCAGCATTATGGAAGAGGTTATTTAATCGGTGACCCGGCTTCTGACCCTGGGGTTCCAATATTATTCTCATCTGAAACACCATTTACAAGTCAACCAAGATCTACTGTACAGGAAGTTTATACTCAGATTGGGTCAGATTTAGATGCAGCGATCAGCTCGTTTGAAGGTAGCGAGCCTCCAGGGGTTGGAGGTGCTGCAGCAAAAGCACAGTTAAGTGTTGATGTAGCTCAAGGTTTAAAAGCACGTTGGGCACTTTCCAAAGGAGACTGGGCTACAGCAGCAGAAGCCGCTGCGAAAGCAAGAGAAGGCTACGCATTATTAGGTGAAGATGAATGGAAATCAGGTTTTAATTCTAATGAACTTTCAGAAGTAATCTGGGGGAGCAATGTGATTGCTGCCGAAACAACCTTCTTTAGATCTTATTTCTACTTAGCCAGCAACACATTTAATGGTAGCCAGGTTAGAAACAATCCGAAAATAGCAGATCGCAGGATGGTGGATGCTATTCCAGAATCAGACTACAGAAAAGATGTCTTTTTACCGGACGCACCAAATTCAAATACTTCTGCCGCGAATGGTAATGGAGGATGGGAAAATAATACAAACCCATTGTACGAAACAGAGGAGGAATTTGATGCTGCGGTAGCTGAAATTAAAAGCACATATGGCTTAACATCCGGGCATAATACTCATCCATATATGCATTTTAAATTGAAAAATGCAAATCCTGGAAGTATAGATCCAGATGATGTTATATATATGAGAGCTTCAGAAATGTATTTGATCGAAGCAGAAGCAAAATTAATGATGGGAGATCTTGCTGGCGCTAAAGAAGCTTTGAAGCCTTTAGCTGAAGCAAGGGACGAGGAATGGAGTGCTGATGAATTCAATACTGAAGAAAGTTTCTTCGAACATATAAAGTTTCAATGGCGACTGGAAATGTGGGGAGAAGGCTTTGGGTATACCAACCACATTAGATGGGATGAAGGTATAGACCATGGTGCCAATGGAGGTTCTGGAGCATCTGAAGTTCTTTATCAGGATGCTTTTCAAATGGACAAACCATCCACAAATGATGATTGGATTTTTAAAATTCCTCAGGCAGAAATTAACGCCAATCCAAATTTAAGTCCATCAGACCAGAATTAACTATAAAATTATATTTTTGAATTACCCAAAAAGTCTCCAACTTACTAAAAGTCTGGAGACTTTTCTATTTTAAAAGACTTGTAAAATTTAAACAAAGTAAATACTCACAAACCACATTGCCCTCTTCCTTCTCAAAATCAACAATAAAAAGAGGATAAACTTTATTATTTTAATTAAATCCCACCAGCCCTCCAAATTGAACCTGGCATATTACTCTATTTTCATATTTTGTGGCTAAATTAAATTTTTCTCCTATTTATCCCGTGCATAAGATTTCAGTTTCACTGGTCAAAATATTTCGTTCGAAATAATTTTTAAACATTCTCTAAGAAATAAATTGGATACACCTTCATTTGCTAATTTTTAGAAAAAAAATCACCAAATAAAACTTTTTATTACTACAATTTCTATTAATAAACAAAACTCATAGAAATAATTGGTTTTTTTTGTGAAATAGTAAATATTAAAGTAACAATAGAGTCATTTGTTAAAAAAATTATACTATTAAACTGATTATCAAATACATGTATTTCTAACAAAAAATTAACGTGCGATTAAGTTTGTATTAACCTTTAATTCTGCTCATTTTTGGGGTTGGCTAATTCAAATAAATTTAAAAATGAAAGCAAAATTTAGTAGTATTTTAACGCTATTACTGGCGTTTGTTGTGCAAATAACCTTTGCACAAGAGCAAACGATTACCGGTATGGTAACCGATTCTGATGGGTTACCGTTGCCTGGTGTAAACGTGCTCGTAAAAGGAACCTCAACAGGTGTTCAAACAGACTTTGACGGAAACTATTCCATTAATGCCAATGTTGGCGATGTTTTGGCGTTTTCTTTCGTTGGTCTTAAAACTGCAGAATATACTGTTGCAAACAACACTGAAATTGATGTAGTACTGGAAGCAGACGCAGCGCAATTAGATGAAGTGGTGGTTACCGCTCTGGGAATTAAAAGAGAAAAGAAATCATTGGGGTATGCTACACAATCTGTAGAAGGCTCTGAAGTTTCTGATGTTCCTACTACAAACTTTATGAACTCACTTTCTGGTAAGGTGGCTGGTTTAAATATTAAATCTTCAGGTACGCCAGGCGGATCTTCTAATATTGTAATTAGGGGAAACTCCTCTTTAACTGGTAATAACCAGGCTCTTTTTGTTGTAGATGGAACACCTATTAGTAACAGTAACTCTAACACATCCGATCAGACTAGAGGTAGGGGTGGTTATGATTATGGTAATGCCGCAATGGACATCAACCCAAATGACATCGCTTCTATTAACGTATTAAAAGGTGCAGCTGCATCAGCATTGTATGGAGCAAGAGCCGCAAATGGTGTGGTAATTATTGAGACTAAAAAAGGGAGTAAAGGTAAAGGAATTGGTATTTCTATTAACTCTACCGTTACTACAACCCATGTAGATGATACTACTTTACCAGTTTATCAAGATCAATATGGAGCTGGGTATGGGCAATATTACCCTTCAGATGATGGTTATTTTCTTCTGTATGATATAGATGGTGACGGTAATCTTGATGAAACTACTCCTTTTACGGAAGATGCTTCTTTTGGTGCACCATTTGATCCTAATAGATTGATATATCAATGGAATTCAATATACCCACAATTAGAGGGAACTTTTCAGCAGGCGCAACCATGGACTGCAGGTGCCACTACTCCAAGTTCTATCTGGAACATGGGGGTTACAACAATAAACTCTGTTGCATTAGATGGTGGGACAGATAAAAGTTCATTTAGAGTAAGTGGGACTCATTTAGATCAAAAAGGTGCGTTACCTAACAGTTCTATCAAAAGAAATACTTTAAAATTTAGCGGGACACATGACTTTAATGATAAATTTAGTGCTGCCGCCAATATTACCTATACTAGGACAGATGGTAAAGGACGTTATGGTACAGGTTATGATGCAGAAAACGTGATGCAGTCTGCTAGACAATGGTGGCAGAGAAACGTAGATTTTCAAGAACAAAGAGATGCCTATTTTGCAACCGGAGAAAATATTACCTGGAACCCGAATGGACCAGATAATTTATCTCCGATCTATTTTGACAATCCATATTTTACAAGATATGAGAATTTTCAAACAGATAATAGAAATAGATATTTTGGTAACGTTAACTTGACATATGAGATTAACGATGTATTTAGTGTATTAAGCCGTTTTACTTTTGATACTTTTGAAGAGTTGAGAGAAGAGAGAAGAAATGTTGGAAGTACCGGAGTTTCTGGTTATTCTAGAATCAATAATCGTGATTCAGAATTTAATTATGACCTAATCCTTAATTTTAATACAGATATTGCTGACGGCTTGAATCTTGATGGTAACTTAGGTATGAATTTGAGAAGAAACTATCGAGAATTTATAGATGCTTCAACCAATGGTGGTTTAAACGCTCCAGGATTCTACGCACTAAGCAACAGTGCTTCTGCACTTCAGCCACCTAACGAATACGAAGCAACCAGAATGCTAGATGGTTTTTATGCTCGTGCAAGCTTAGGATATTTAGACACTTATTTTGTAGATGCTACTATAAGAAGAGACCGTTCTTCTACGCTTCCTAAAGAAAACAATACTTTTTATTATCCTTCAATTTCAGGAAACGTAATTGTATCAAACCTTTTGGATGCTAATTGGCTTAACTTTGCTAAACTTAGAGCAAATTATGCTGAAGTTGGTAACGATACAGATCCATATCGTGTTTTTAATACTTATACAATTAGTACTCCATTTGCAGGGAATGGGATTGCTTCAAATAATTCACAGTTAGCAAACATAAACCTAAAACCGGAACGTACTAAATCATATGAGGTTGGTATCGAAACCAATATTTTAGATCGAAGAATTGGTATTGATGCTTCCTATTATAATATTCAAACAGAAGATCAAATTACACCAGTACCGGTTTCAAATGCTACAGGTTTCAACACTGTATTATTAAATGCAGGGACGATTGAAAATAAAGGACTTGAAGTATCTTTAACATTAAACCCTGTTAGAACGGAAGATTTCAACTGGAATATCACTGCCAACTGGGCAAAGAATGAGAGTGAAGTAATTGAACTACGTGAAGGAATCGAAAACCTGGAATTAGCTTCTCTACAAGGTGGTGTTTCTATAAATGCTACTCCTGGAGTTGCTTATGGCGCCATAAGAGGTACAGATTATGTATATGATGATGCAGGAAACCGCGTTGTAAACTCTAGAGGTTACTATCAAGTGACTTCTAATAGCAACAACATTATTGGAAATATCCAGCCAGACTGGACAGGAGGTATTCAAAACAGCTTACAGTATAAAGATTTCACATTAAGTTTCCTTATAGATATGCAGAAAGGTGGAGATATTTTCTCCCTTGATACTTGGTACGGTTTCGCAACTGGACTATATGACCAGACTGTTGGAACCAACGATCTAGGAAATCCAATGAGAAATCCACTATCACAGGGTGGAGGTATAATTCTTCCAGGTGTTACTGCAGATGGACAACCAAACAATACAAGGGTAGATTTTTCTAATTTTGGGAATCCTTATGGTTATGCCAGAGATGCAAATAAAGGTCATGTATATGATGCAGGTTTTGTAAAATTGAGAGAAGCTAGTCTAACTTATAATTTCAGCGAAAACTTAATAGACCAATTACCTCTTACCAACGCCTCCCTTTCAATTATAGGAAGGAACCTTTGGATCATAGACAAAAATGTTCCTTACAGTGATCCTGAAGCAGGATTAAGTTCAGGTAACATTCAGGGATACCAATCAGGGGCATATCCAAACTTCAGAGAGATTGGTGCAAGCGTGAAACTTAACTTTTAAAAAAAATGATTATGAAAAAATATATAATAGCACTCCTTGCTCTAGTGACCTTATGGTCTTGCCAGAGTGATGAAGATTATGAGGATCTAAATAGGGATCCTAAAAACCCTACGCAGGTATCAGAAGCCTTTTTATTTACTTCTGCAACCGTTAGCCTAGGTGATCAACTAGCCACTCCTAATGTAAATTTAAATGTATTTAGATTTTTGGCACAATACCTTTCGACAACTACATATTTGGATGAACCTAATTATAATTTGACGAATCGTAATATTCCACAGAATCATTGGTCTGAAATTTACAGGGATGTAATTTTTGATCTTCAAAATGCCAAGACAAATATTATGAATAATGCAGATTTATCTGAAACTGAAAAGTCTGCGCGTATTGGACAGGCTGAAGTTTTAGAAGTATATGCATGGCATGTATTGGTAGATTCCTTTGGTGATATTCCTTATACCGAAGCGCTGGATGCACAACAATTTCCACTTCCTGCTTATGATGACGCTTCAACAATTTATGGAGACCTAATTTCAAGGTTAGATTCTACCACTGCTGATCTTGAAGCCGGACAAGGTTTCACATCTGCAGATGTGATTTATGGTGGAAATATGGATAAATGGGTTAAATTTGCAAACTCTTTAAAACTAAGACTTGCAATGAGACTCTCAGATGTTAATCCATCACTTTCACAGAGTGCCGCAGAATCTGCAATTTCTGGAGGTATATTCACTTCAAATGATGATAGCGCATTAATCGCCTATCAAGGATCATTCCCTAACACTAATCCACTATGGGAGGATCTTGTGCAAAGTGGAAGATCTGATTATCTAGCTGCAAATACTATTGTGGATTATTTAAATGATCTTAATGATCCTAGAAGAATGTATTATTTTGATGATAATTTGAGTGGTGGTTATGTTGGAGGTATCTATGGAGGAAGTAATTCTTTTCCATTTTTTACCCATATAGGAGAAGATTTTAGAGATCCAACACATCCGGGAATCTTTCTTGATTATGCTGAAGTAGAATTTTATTTAACTGAAGCTGTACAAGATGGTTACTCTGCACCAGGATCTGCTGAATCTCATTATAACGCTGCAATTACTGCATCTATAATGTATGCAGGTGGTACTCAAGCAGATGTTGATAGTTATCTTTCTCAATCCTCGGTAGCCTACGACGGTACAGAATACAGATTAGGATTCCAGTTCTGGATTGCGATGTATGATAATCCATTTCAAGGATGGTCTGTTTGGAGAAAATATGATGCTCCAGAGCTTAATGTAGCTGCAGATTCAGGAAGACCTGTTCCACTAAGATATACTTATCCAGTAAACGAACAGAACCTTAATCCAACCAGCTATGAAGCCGCATCTTCCGCAATTGGTGGAGACGATCAGCAAACCCCAATTTTCTGGGACGTTGAATAATTGCTTTTTA contains these protein-coding regions:
- a CDS encoding SusC/RagA family TonB-linked outer membrane protein: MKVKLRSILTLILALVVQISFAQETTITGTVSGEDGLPLPGVNVLKKGTSTGTQTDFDGNYSIEAAEGDILVFSFLGMESQEYTIGSVNIVDVTMATDAASLDEVVVVAYGTSSLEAFTGSASVIGSQELASRNVTSPIAAIEGKATGVQFTSPAGPGDSPGIVIRGVGTLNGDTDPLYIVDGMQFEGSLSSINQEDIASFTILKDAASTSLYGSRAANGVVIITTKSGTKGEIKMSVSAQSGLVSNGIPRYDQVSPGEYYEVMWEALKNSSAGDGDPEFASANIYNQLGYNPFNVPNDQIVGVNGQLNPNAEVIYQSLDWFNQLQQTGLRTNYNMNVSAGGEDHTVFFSASYLDEESYVVTSGFDRLTARLNGEFDVNDRITIGGSANITISEAVGPSSAGTGSIVNPFSFAQGIGSIYPVYVNDLQGNIVTDNFGAPVFDNGEGFSEFNIGSRPVNQGRHALQELLLNNESDRDNTYGFRFFGELEVFDGLNFRLNYGRDINELFEREYENAIIGDAQPDGRLSEDRARREVENFNQLLTYSKRFGKHNLDFTAGHESFERSISNLSALATVQAANGIYEFANFSNIVDLDGATFDKAIEGYFFRANYNFDDKYYISGSIRRDGSSVFNADKRWGTFYSVGGSWRIDQENFMDDVSFIDKLKLRASYGEVGNDDLLDSYLSQARFSITSNAARPAILFTDIGNTNLQWETIESFDVALEFGLFNNFLDGSIEYYKKNSSDLLYNLPIALSNGLNEFPVNLGDMYNSGWEFAVTGHLMNQNDFFWDLTLQASTFKNEITSLPDPFITGSKRWAAGRSRFDFFLLRTAGVDPENGDQLFFLYEQDEDGESVPVRNADGSIQTTNDWQETERAYTGDSSIPDLLGSVANSFRYKGFNLDFLITYGIGGSVLDNAYADLMHSGSYGSSLHPDILNAWRQPGDITDVPRLENGNPNLVRTQSDRFITDASFWSLKNVNLGYNFDNNTTDALGLDDLRISITGENLYLNSERKGLDPQYNLAGTAPGDDFSPARIISLGLNLSF
- a CDS encoding RagB/SusD family nutrient uptake outer membrane protein produces the protein MSYKIKYLLLIFLSMSITSCEEEFLERRPTDAISATDALANEDNMQLILDGIHRGLYSQSQTVFPGGDTGRANNHYWVPLGDNLAGDLIHSANANNLSWRSAMQWNEHTQPTSLTTEIFWYHRYNIILHANLLINEIESGTLTETARLKHILGQAYTYRAYAYLSLVQHYGRGYLIGDPASDPGVPILFSSETPFTSQPRSTVQEVYTQIGSDLDAAISSFEGSEPPGVGGAAAKAQLSVDVAQGLKARWALSKGDWATAAEAAAKAREGYALLGEDEWKSGFNSNELSEVIWGSNVIAAETTFFRSYFYLASNTFNGSQVRNNPKIADRRMVDAIPESDYRKDVFLPDAPNSNTSAANGNGGWENNTNPLYETEEEFDAAVAEIKSTYGLTSGHNTHPYMHFKLKNANPGSIDPDDVIYMRASEMYLIEAEAKLMMGDLAGAKEALKPLAEARDEEWSADEFNTEESFFEHIKFQWRLEMWGEGFGYTNHIRWDEGIDHGANGGSGASEVLYQDAFQMDKPSTNDDWIFKIPQAEINANPNLSPSDQN
- a CDS encoding SusC/RagA family TonB-linked outer membrane protein — encoded protein: MKAKFSSILTLLLAFVVQITFAQEQTITGMVTDSDGLPLPGVNVLVKGTSTGVQTDFDGNYSINANVGDVLAFSFVGLKTAEYTVANNTEIDVVLEADAAQLDEVVVTALGIKREKKSLGYATQSVEGSEVSDVPTTNFMNSLSGKVAGLNIKSSGTPGGSSNIVIRGNSSLTGNNQALFVVDGTPISNSNSNTSDQTRGRGGYDYGNAAMDINPNDIASINVLKGAAASALYGARAANGVVIIETKKGSKGKGIGISINSTVTTTHVDDTTLPVYQDQYGAGYGQYYPSDDGYFLLYDIDGDGNLDETTPFTEDASFGAPFDPNRLIYQWNSIYPQLEGTFQQAQPWTAGATTPSSIWNMGVTTINSVALDGGTDKSSFRVSGTHLDQKGALPNSSIKRNTLKFSGTHDFNDKFSAAANITYTRTDGKGRYGTGYDAENVMQSARQWWQRNVDFQEQRDAYFATGENITWNPNGPDNLSPIYFDNPYFTRYENFQTDNRNRYFGNVNLTYEINDVFSVLSRFTFDTFEELREERRNVGSTGVSGYSRINNRDSEFNYDLILNFNTDIADGLNLDGNLGMNLRRNYREFIDASTNGGLNAPGFYALSNSASALQPPNEYEATRMLDGFYARASLGYLDTYFVDATIRRDRSSTLPKENNTFYYPSISGNVIVSNLLDANWLNFAKLRANYAEVGNDTDPYRVFNTYTISTPFAGNGIASNNSQLANINLKPERTKSYEVGIETNILDRRIGIDASYYNIQTEDQITPVPVSNATGFNTVLLNAGTIENKGLEVSLTLNPVRTEDFNWNITANWAKNESEVIELREGIENLELASLQGGVSINATPGVAYGAIRGTDYVYDDAGNRVVNSRGYYQVTSNSNNIIGNIQPDWTGGIQNSLQYKDFTLSFLIDMQKGGDIFSLDTWYGFATGLYDQTVGTNDLGNPMRNPLSQGGGIILPGVTADGQPNNTRVDFSNFGNPYGYARDANKGHVYDAGFVKLREASLTYNFSENLIDQLPLTNASLSIIGRNLWIIDKNVPYSDPEAGLSSGNIQGYQSGAYPNFREIGASVKLNF
- a CDS encoding SusD/RagB family nutrient-binding outer membrane lipoprotein; translation: MKKYIIALLALVTLWSCQSDEDYEDLNRDPKNPTQVSEAFLFTSATVSLGDQLATPNVNLNVFRFLAQYLSTTTYLDEPNYNLTNRNIPQNHWSEIYRDVIFDLQNAKTNIMNNADLSETEKSARIGQAEVLEVYAWHVLVDSFGDIPYTEALDAQQFPLPAYDDASTIYGDLISRLDSTTADLEAGQGFTSADVIYGGNMDKWVKFANSLKLRLAMRLSDVNPSLSQSAAESAISGGIFTSNDDSALIAYQGSFPNTNPLWEDLVQSGRSDYLAANTIVDYLNDLNDPRRMYYFDDNLSGGYVGGIYGGSNSFPFFTHIGEDFRDPTHPGIFLDYAEVEFYLTEAVQDGYSAPGSAESHYNAAITASIMYAGGTQADVDSYLSQSSVAYDGTEYRLGFQFWIAMYDNPFQGWSVWRKYDAPELNVAADSGRPVPLRYTYPVNEQNLNPTSYEAASSAIGGDDQQTPIFWDVE